Genomic segment of Gasterosteus aculeatus chromosome 4, fGasAcu3.hap1.1, whole genome shotgun sequence:
CCAACCTCattctttacctttttttacgTGCTAATATGCTGGTGTCTTTGAATGTCTTTCCCAGGTCGATGTTGGATGGACGCCTTAGAGCTAGCCCTGAAGTGTTCCAGCCTGCTGAAAAGGACCATGATCCGCGAGGGGAAAGAAGACATGAGCACAGTAGCCACTGGTGGAGAGCACTCTATTAATTTCTACAGCCTCCTCAGAGCCCACAACATCCATGGTTTCCAGTGAGTACAAAACAAATCCAAGGCAACACTATTCCCCCTTGGcttttatattaaaatgtaacattatGTTGTGAACATCCTTGCACACGATCTGCCCTCTCCTGCAGGTTCAATGACAGCGACCACCTGAAAGACCCTGACCTGTACTCAGACAAGTCGGACAGGGAGGGTGAACAGGACCACGAGGAGTCCGACCCAGAAGGCCTGGAAAAGAGTGAGGAGAGTGACAGCGACACTTCAGAGCGCCAGGACGACTCTTACATCGACCTGGACCCTAACGAGCTTCTGCGGGAAACCCCGTACCTGGAACAGTCCCATGAGGAACTTGGAGAGGTAGAGGACAAAGTTTGCATGCAAAGCCTTTaataattattacattttgcAGCAGCACTCCACACTCAAAGGATCTCTTACGGGCAGTTTCATCTTTAGCTTGAATTAAAACCAGCTAAATGCTATTTTCTTCTAAGGTTTTCTTGCGTAATGaggtgaaaatgtattttacgtTTTCCTACACTATTACTAAAGCTGTAACTTGAACAGGCTTTGATCTGTATGGGTTTGCCGTGGGTGGGTGACTGCACAGGACCCACGGTAAGTTTGACAGCgcaataatttaaaaaagtactGAACCCGAGGACTAATGTTTATATTTGTAAGCTGCAAGCAGTCAAGCTTCACGGAACTGCCTGTGCAAACCCTTTGCACTTTGACCTGTTCAACCCGCTTTGAGATGTCTGCCGTAGTAAAATACATAACCTTTTAATCCTTATACTTATCTCCTTCTCCAGGCTGGGGAGGCTGCCCAGACAGAGACGGTATCAGAGGAGAATAAATCTCTGATCTGGACTCTGCTGAAGCAGGTGCGGCCCGGCATGGATCTCTCTAAGGTGGTGCTCCCCACCTTCATCCTGGAGCCAAGGTCCTTTCTGGACAAACTGTCTGACTACTACTACCACGCAGACTTCCTCTCAGAGTAAGCCCTTCCCATGTTCTGCTTTTAAAGTCTTATCAAATAAATGGAGATAGAAAGATAGAAAAACCTTGCTTAtatcattttataaataaattaatgtCTGGCCATAAAAATATCAAACCATACTTTTAACAGATTCCTATCCACCTTTGActagtgttttattgtttttccttttggaaATACAACAAGGACTAAAGTGTAGACAATTATGCAGGTCTTACACTAACTATTGAATTAGATTGTAGCGATATCCCCCATATTTACTCTGTAGTATTTAAGATGAAAGATGAAAACATATCTTTCTTTTCATTAATCTAGCAGTGATGTCTTGGTGTTGTAATGTGCCATGTCAATAGACTGGCTGAAATGTGTCACACTGGCCCTTTCATTGTATGTGTCAGGGAAAAGATTAAAGGTTACTATAGTGCACAGTAGCAGAGAAACACTTGCCGAGGATCAGTCTCAATCCGGACTCTGTTTCATTCTCAGGGCCGCAATTGAAGAGAACGCTTACAACCGGATGAAGAAGGTGGTGAAGTGGTACATCTCTGGATTTTACAAAAAGCCTAAGGTCAGGAGAATAAACACATTCTACCCACTTCATAAGCTTCATACAGTATTATAAAAGCCTGTTTCCAAACACCAGATGAAAACCCCAAATTATCCTATAAATCATTATAATTCATTCAAACTTTTTTCCAAATAATTGATTATTCCAAAATAATGAATGTTAAAATAGTGACTGTTTCTCAAAGTACTTTCTTTCTCAAAATATTTGCTTCGTATTGCAAAATAATGAGCTatctcaaaataataataacttatcTGGAAATAATGACTTAGTGTTTAAAGTTAACTAAATGTTTTGTCATCACATCGGTGGCAATGGGCTTCCATGGAGTTGACATGCTCCATGTTTATGTATATCGTACTAAAAGCATACTTAATGTTGGCTTTTAATTTTCAGGGGTTGAAGAAGCCTTATAACCCCATTATTGGAGAGACGTACCGCTGCATGTGGCTCCACCAGGCCACCAATAGCAAGACCTTCTACATAGGAGAACAGGTAAGAACTGCCGTGCTACTGTAGCGTACTACAGTACTAACTACTAGCAATCTGACCAAATAACTCGTATAGTAGGGGAGGTTGGATgactaaataaatcaaataaatctaTGGCTAACAGGGATGGTTTCGGCtgattttaattcaaatgagTTACCTTGTGTCTTTATATTTGCAGCAGTCAGTCCTACGACATCAGTGTGTTATTCTTTTCAGGTTTCGCATCATCCTCCAGTGTCAGCTTTCTACGTCAGCAACAGGAAGGACGGATTCTGTCTCAGTGGCAGCATCCTCGCCAAGTCAAAGTTCTATGGTACCCTCACACAACTAAAATACCTAGTCACCTCAAATAACAACAATATTTGTTCTCCTGCTTTAATATGTGCCAGCACATCTGTCTACTGACTACTACTGTTCTTCACATTGCAGGAAACTCCCTGTCGGCCATATTGGACGGGGAGGCTCGGCTGACTTTCCTCAACAGAGGAGAAGACTATGTGATGAACATGCCCTATGCTCACTGTAAAGGTCAGTGCAACCCGACAGTTATCACAACACAATCTCAGTCCAGTAGTGCTTTGTTTTTAAGTTACTGTAATGTTGCTTGTCTCATTTTAAAAGCTAGAACAAGTTGCTTGGCTCTGAGCGTCTGAGAGTTTCCCATATGTCGGTGCTGAATGAGATTCCTGTTGGGGCTTTTTCATTGGGTAGGCATCCTGTATGGCACCATGACTCTGGAACTGGGCGGTCAGATCACCATCGCGTGTGAGAAAACAGGATACAGTGCTCAGCTTGAGTTCAAACTGAAGGTATGGCTGTGTTTAATAGAAACATTCTTATTAAAGAGGAGATCATTTTAGTGCTTTTTTTAGATGGGAACATTTAGAGCGGTTTATAGCTATTAGAGAATAGAAAACGCTAATGTTTTGTGGGGTTGTATGATATACTACTTCAGAGTTTCTATTGCTGTAGAAATAGTTAAGATGCCTATAAAGAGATCTTTTAGGCGTCTACCACTACCCTCCTGTCCCTTTAAGAGGGAACTCCTCAAGCCTTTCTAGATACAGCACCTAAAGGAGtttaaatcaaaagaaaacagtttcttACATGATTTTTCTGAATGTCTTACCCCACCACGCCATCGCAAACTCCACCATGCCAATCCTTCTCCAACCCCTGAAAATGCCCCCTCCTCCATTCCACCAATCATCCCATCAACGGCATTATGCCATCGCAAACTAGCGACAGGTACACATCAGAGAACGCTAACAAGGAATCAATACGTTTCCTTTTCAAATACAGATATTGATTGGCGTCTCTGTTACACCGTTCTGAACCATTAAGTTGACGTACTTTTATCAGTAAGCCATATTGGaagttaatttttaattttaatatttttttgttaaattgggcataaatctttttttgaagCGTTTTTTCCATGACTGAAGCTCGCAGAAGATCAGCCACACAAAAACTACTATAGACACACAACTATAGATGAAATGACACATAATAAACCACAGTATTTCTTTATCCACAGTAACGGCAGCAAGTAATCTGTCTGTGCATGTATCTCCCCTCTTCAAACCCCCatgtcctctttcctctcctatCCTTCCCCGTCAACACCTTTTTGTCTTTGGGCTCCTTCGGTCCTGTGTTCCTGcttttcctgccccccccccaccttcctctcctgctgctcttctctcgTTCCTCCAGCCGTTTCTAGGCAGCAGTGACTGCGTCAATCAAGTCTGTGGAAAGATCAAGCTAGGGAAGGAAGTTTTGGCTACACTGGAAGGACACTGGGTGAGACACATTTTCCACACGACTGCATGCCGTTTGGATCTGCAGTCTTGGCTTTAGATTGCATCCTGCATGTCTTTAGGCTGGTAAAGAGAGCTTtttgacccccctcccctcttccgcAAACCCACCACAGGACAGTGAGATCTTCATCAACGACAAGAAGACAGGGACGGTGGACACCTTTTGGAACCCGACAACAGAGCTGAGGCAGAGTCGACTGACACGCTGTACCGTCCCACCAGAGGAGCAGGGAGAACTTGAATCGGAAAGGTGGACTTTTGACCCTCAGCAGATCCTGAAACATGAGAGCGTGGCCTTTTAAATCGTTGCCTTTCAATGTAGTTTCTGTGGCCGAATTCACCTCTCACCCTTTCAGCATTTGGATATATTTTTAGGATTGTCTTTAAAAATCTGACTGTTCAAACTTTTTAGGTCACGCCCACTACGGCGCCTTTCCTTCTTTCCCTCTGTTAGAGCAGATGAactgcactttatgcttaatatttttaaacttttttaatattttaaattcttaactctaactttattttcttgttttatactaacccatagccttattctactaaaccattgcattagcatttcattttactttattttattacttgtgcactgctgtcttgttgtctattgttacactggctactgtcacgcaccaaccgccaagacaaattccttgtatgtttgacatattttggcaataaatgttttctgattcctgattcatgACTCTGTTCCCTCTTTATCCCCAGACTGTGGCAGCACGTGACGCGGGCCGTCAACAACAAGGACCAGACCGAGGCCACCAATGAGAAGTTCCTCCTGGAGGAAGTTCAGCGGAAGTCCGCCCGAGAACGGAAAGCCAAGTGCGAGGAGTGGAACCCTGCCCTGTTTGAGCAGGACCCTGTCACCGGGGAGTGGCATTACAGATATGCAGAGTGAGTGGCTCCTCCAGTGGGTTCAGTCAGGTTAGAGTAGGCGGTAGGATCTAACAAGGGCTCCTTTGTATCTAGTGCCTTTACCTCAGCACTACAGCATACTATTAATAGGAGGAGCTTAGCAATATCAGCAACAAAGAAGAATGGCTGCCAGATTTTTGGTTTTATATATATCAGTAACATATtggcctttattttttttatgtaaacaaTCAAAATCCCTATAATTTAGTCTCCAAATCATTGTGACCAAGGTTTGAGATATACTGAGCCAATCATATTCTGCAATGAAAATAACGCTTGTCAGCGTGCATAGTTGACAAACAATGGAGACGGTTTTCACACAATTGGAGGCTATTTGTGTGTCGAGCAGATATCAGACAGTGTTATCTGTCTACCTTGTCATTGGTCAGGCTGTATTTAAAATTATCAAACATATTCATCTTGACAAGGGTCTATAACTAATGTTATAAAAAGATTGATAACAGATGCCCAACACTGATCCTTGTTGCAGTTTGTAGGtcaaatatttgaaagaaaatcgTATTGTGGGATGTTGTGCATTCATCTTTAATTAGAATTACATAAATAGCCCCTTAAGTACTTTTTGTACTCTTAGGACGTATACTTAGGTTTCAGAGTTCTGTTACAAGGCCGTTTGCGCTTCCATCTTCAATATGGACTCATCCGGTGTGACAGGGCGCCATCTAGTATCAATTCGACATAACTGCAGAGCCGCTGTCAAACTGGTCTGGGTGATTATTATTGTAATTCCTCGTCTTTGTCATCCTTTCTCCCCCATGTCTCCCCCACACCTGTCCCACTGTTttctcttcctcaccctctgtgtctctccgtCCCTCCCCAGCACAAGGCCATGGGATCCGCTCAACGACCTGATCCAGTTCGAGAAAGACGGCTGTATCCAGACCAAGGTCCGACACCGCACCCCTATGGTACGTTCTGGCAGTCTTATTAGTCTGAGTAACCAGGGGCCGCGGAGGGACAATTGCAAGTGCCAGGTAGGTCGTCCCGATCGAAAACCgccatttatatatttttaaaaaaatgaaagaaagcagCCCGCCACCCCCCACGCAGCACCCGGTGCATCGTTTTCATTGTCgcttcttctctttgtgttgtCCTCGCTGTGCTGCCATTGCCGCTGCCGCCactgtctttctttttgtacctgtcttttcttttcctacCACCCGACACCTGCTGTTCCCTTTGTATGGGAGGGAAGGTCATGTCAAAGTGCATGCTAAAGTAAGTGGTTGAGCAGATGTTCTTTCCTTTTCAGTCAAAATTAAAGCTAGTAAGTGTAATAACCTCCACTCAGTAGGCACTTTAAATGCCTTTGATGGTGTTTGTTAGGATGCAGCACTCATAAAATTGACTGCAATATGGTGAAATATACGTTGAAATCATCTTTATtcacttcatatatatatatacatatatatagagatagagTTATATAGAGAGATAGATCTATAGATGTATGTATATATCTCTGCAAATCACATTTCTAAAGTGAAATGATAATAAACCCTTTTAAGGATTTAAATGGTATTCTTCAAGAATGTCTTAAAAATTGTGACACCATTAGCTAACAGTATGTAGAGAAAATCGTACGTTTTTTTCCtcacttatttgtttttctcccataCAAAGtctaaaagagagaaaatccaTTACATCACCCGAGCGACCAGCCCCTGGCCGCTTCAGGGTGCTCGCCACGCGCTCCCCATCCATCACCTGTTCTTCATTTTGTCTGTTTCCACGCTGTTTGCCCACCAAGTGTCAACTCCTGCTAAGCAGCTCGGCGCTTGTGATGTGTTGAGGCGCCGGAGGCCgtctgtgcagctgctgtgagCCCGTTTGATCAGTGTaaccgcctgccaagggcccaGGCTCTGCTTACGTATGCTCATTGCTTTAGCTTTTGAGGTACTGCGTACAGAAGTCACAAGAGACACATTTGATACAGGTGGTTCTAGTTTGATACAGTTTTCGGTTAAAAAACCCTTTTTCTAGAATAGTTTTCCTTAgcgaaagaaaacaattaagaTCAGACAAATGAAATGGAGCAccagttttttcttcattttaccaGCTTCTCAGAAGTTATTTTATCCTTTTTTGAATAAATTCCTGGCTCGCTTTTGATCTGTGATATTTTTGGGCTGCCAACCTTTAATTCAACTTTGAAACCTGTTTTTCTTCATAAAGAAATGTCCTCACATTAAATAAAGCATTAAGAATGAGAGCTTGATCTTGTTGGACCACTTCAATGAGCTCTTGGCAGACAGACATGACTGGCGATGTACCTGCATGCCTTTTACACGCCAATACCGACCAGCATGtttatgaatgtgtttgtttggagggggggggggggctcttgcaTCATAACATtataatgttttattgattgGTAAACAAATCAGTTTATATAGTATTCTGCTTTTTGCTTGTATAGATGAGTTGTTATCATGAGTTTTTATCTGCGCTCATTTGGGTGTAGCTGTTATCTGTGTGGCCTTTTGGGTTTGACCTCTTtccccttttgtgtgtgtgtgtgtgtgtgtgtgtgtgtgtgtgtgtgtgtgtgtgtgtgtgtgtgtgtgtgtgtgtgtgtgtgtgtgtgtgtgtgtgtgtgtgtgtgtgtgtgtgcgcgcttatGCATggatttgtgcatgtgtgtttgtgtgtaggtgaCGGTGCCAAAGAGGAAACACAAGAGTGACAAGTCTAAGAGCCGAGAGAGTGGCTGCTCCTCACCTGAACCCGACCGCCAAGACTCATCTGGCAGCGAACGTAAGTCCtgctcatttacacacacacacacacacacagacactaattGAGACTAACTTTATCAATAATTGGTTATACTGACCCACAGTATATTGTCTAAATATACAGATGCAATATAACATGATCAATGGCAGAACACAACAGCCATAGAGGCGGTAGAAAATGTCTAGGTAACAGCTGGGctagattttcatttttttgtacatGTATAATTGCTGTTGAAATACTAGTCACATGTTACCTAGACAGCGATAAAGCTTTCACTTTCTAACCAATCTGCAGAAGGCCAAAAGACTGCTAGTAGTAGGCTGAGACTGAGTAAGTAAACCGCACATTCTGGTGGTGTTAGGGGTGTCTTGTGATGGTGGAGGAACCTTGGTTATATTTCATACTTCATTCAGTCCAAGCGTCGAAAGTTCGTTGTTAGTTAGAATCGtcaatgttaaaaaatatatggcGATATGGTATTTATCTAAAAAATGGAACTTTGCTTTGAATTCAATCCCAcacgcctccccctcccccaaaatGCCAAAGAGACAATTCTAttcttttaaatacaaatattttgtctttcttgCCATTAACAGTAGTATGAGCTGTGTACTAATAGGTTGGATGCTGTCAGAGGACATAATTACCTATAAGAGAGACGAGTGTGacagtgaaaactgttttcagtttttaatcGTTAACCAATCCAGCCATCCTTCAATATGCTGATGCTTATTgcattttattgattataatATTAGGAATTATTGTTGTATAACTGGGGAAGAATAGATGTCTATTCATTAATGTACTTGGGTCATATTTCCCTGAgttatgtcaaatgttttgaaattgtattgtatttggtGAACAGATAAAATGCAGAAGTCGTAATGAACACACTTTGTCACAGGACACAAAAGCAAGCATAACAGTCGGCTGAGGAAAAAAGGGGCCGACCTCTGTGAACTTCAAAGTGCCATTGAATCCATAAAGAAGACGCAGGAGGACATTAACAGGTGAGAAGGGCATCCGTCACACCGTCCCGTTGGCCGGCACATGGCTGCTGCCATTCAAGCCTCTACACATGACCACTGTGTGCTTGCAGGAACATCAGCGTGCTGCGGAGCCGTGCGGCCGGCCGGGTGGAGGGCAGTTCTTTCCTCCAGCAGCGGGACTACATCATCATCGttttcctcatcctccttcagGTCCTGATCAACTATGTCTTCAAGTAGCAGCCATACCCTGAGGAGAGAGACCGTGATgtcctctcacacacgcacacatgaaaAAACTCAATAAACACCCAATGAACTTTAGGCATCATGACTTCGAGacatgaactttgacctctcaCAATAAGTGACTCAGACACTCTTCTCGTCTGTCTTTATTTAATCCAGCTACACACGTCCAGAGAAGTGGAGACTcactcacacaaagacacttttaaataaaacatgttatttttaaCCGGCCCATTCCAAATACCCTGGAATGGGCTGCAGATTCCAAAAGCGAAGAGGAGGAGCGGCTTTAAGGAGAAGTAGTTGGAGGGGAGATTTTGTCGTGATTTCTTTTGTCGCTGTGGAGCTTGTTGATTTGCCTTGATGTAAGAGGCAAAGACAGCAGCCATTGTTATTAGTTTatagctgttttgtttttttgttctttttccaaTGGAGTAAAACTACTTTGATTCACATTTCAAACCACAGGGAAGCGTTTAACATGGAGACAAGTACCATATGGCTCATATGGCAACACAGATTTAAAGAGAAGTAAACCTTTAATTTGAATGTTCTTTTGTTAACGTTTTGCTCTTCTGCTCGGTATGTCTTTTGTGAAAAGGGGTCTGCTCGGGACAAAAGGCATAAGGGAGCGAAAAACAAATGGGTCCAATCtatgtgacatttatttttttattattgggtACTTTAATATGAGGCCGGGTTTCCATGTGTAGAACCGGACAAGGAAGACAAATGATACAAGGGACATAGTCAGAAGGTACATAGGCTAAGAGTTTCTGCTGTATATCAAATCTTCTCCTTTGGGATGCGAAATCAATGTTGAAAGACCGAAGTCGGCGTCGTTGTAGACTGGAGGTAGCATGTACAGACTGAGGAGCGTGGTTAGGACGTTAGCGCTATGTACAGTATTTTGACTTGGGGCACAAATGCACTGGAAATGTCACATCGGTGTTATTAGCAAAAAAAATGTACGTGGAAATTCTTTTAGATCTCTGCTCAGAGggtcaaaatatgtttttgggTGATTTCCCATGAGCCTCAGTGACCACTGCCCTAGTTGCAGATAAAGGGAGTTGGTACGTTTTAATCAGTCAGCAAGGTTCTCTGAAATCAACCAAGACATGCACTTTCTTGCTTggagttagatgagaagatcgACCCTCACGCTCGTTCAATGCAACTAGCAGCTGCtcagcttagcataaagagtGGGAACGGAGAAAACTTTCCATTTTTTAACTTAAAACTAAAAGTGAGTATGTGTATTTCCCTAAATAAATTCtgttaacatttaaaaacaaccattGATCCATCCCATCTATCTGCAAACcgcctgcacacagggtcgcgggggggctggagtctatccaaGCCAactcctggattggtcgccagccaatcgcagggctaacacagagacatacaaccattcacactcacgttcacacatctacgggcaatttaaagtccccaatcaacctgatccccagagcatgtctttggactgtgggaggaagccggagaacctggagagaacatgcagactccacacagaccaggaccttcttgctgtgaggcgacagtgctaaccaccacaccaccgtgccgccctaaaAACAACAATCGTATCTTGAAATTGAGTTTAATTATCCGTGTGTTgtgccatcacacacacacacaacctaaaAGATGCAAAGAGGAGCTGATCTGAGGTCATGTAAAAACCTCCTCTAGACGGAGGAGAAAGTCCCAACGTCCCCTCAGCTGCTGACTGCAGACACTTCACAGTCCAATTCAGAGCAACGATGACCGCTTTCAGTGCTTTTGTGCCTCAGATGTTTACCAGGAGAACTAGTATAGACACTTTAGTAAGCTACTGGTGGGAGGAGATAGACTTTTTCTAACTACTACTATCACCACAGTTAACCATTCCAAATGTACGCGAGTACCAGCCAAACTCGGTGTGTAGAGTAGGAGACGACCCCGTTCACTGTGTAAATACCCGGAGGGACGGCGCGTGGCGTTTCAGCACCGCGGCTCTTGAAGCAGACACTCCCGCGCTCTGTGCACAAGCCAGTCTTTTCAaccttgtgtgtctttctgtccacTGCTCTGTAGATACACATGGACATtagcaagaaaacaaacacaaagaaaacggATTAGTGGGGTACACGATTAGATCAAAGAGGCCTCAAATTGTCGCTGTTACTCGTCACGTAGTTGctaaaataaagatgcttttggAAATTTCACAAGTATAAACCGTGGTTCTAATCTGTTGCCTTCCTCTTGAGAAAGAAGATTTTGCCATTTTAAAGACTgggaaataatgaaataaaagactccatgaaaaggtaCAAGTTTAAGAGGGCTGTGTTTAgcacagaaaaaacacttttttgggGATTATTTTTCAGCATCGATCCACAAAAAAAGGCAGCATAATACAAGCCCCACCGGACCTTTCTATGACCCGCTCTGGCCAACATGTCCCACCAAAGATGCAACTAACTGACCACTAATTCAGGCAATTCGAAATGCTCCCAAACACCGTACCTGAACATTGATACCGTGTCATGATGTTGGCCTTGTTGACGTTTACACATCCCATTGCCTCCGCCGTCAGCAGACTGTTGAGCGTTGATAACTCTGTAATGCTAACACAGGTATAAAGAAAGATGTTGGGAGCCCACTGTACCCCCCCGTAAGTTACCCGGCTGGCCCGTGTGTATCTGTACGAGTATTTTTGTGTATCCTCATTGCCTCATCTTAAAAGGAGAATCCAGATATCAGAATGTGGAGAAATAAGTATATACCAGTGCCTTCTAGAGTCGGACCTGGGAGGGGGTAGATATGTGGGAGGAGGCTGCGGTGTGGGTGAGCTCATGATGATGGCAATAACCTGGAATAAGTCCATATGCTGGGGGACCCTGACGCGGCGCGGCTGTAGTCACTGTGGTGCTTCCGAGGGGACGTGCCATAAGAAGCCTTAGCAACAAGTGTGACTGCGACCCCAGAGCTCACCATCCCAccgcccccttcccctcccctcccctcccctcccctcccctcccttccccaaAGCATCAACATAGTAAATCACCAGTAGGTTTTCCGGATGCTTATTCCTGCCACTGCAGAGAGAGAtcgagagaggaagggagagagagaccactCCTCTACGTGGGCCCCTTcgtccctctctcgctctctcgtgTACCAAAATAAACAGGTCTgctgtctgttgttgttgttgttgctgtgtcTGTACAAtaatacgttttatttattcctcTTTTGTATGTGGGTTTATGTTGATTTGCTTCAGCTTGTAGCTGTAGGTCAATGCTGATTTTAAATTTACACAAAGTTGGTTTTATCCCTAAACTCGTGACTTGACTGTCCTCAGCTTGtgcacactgcccccccccccccccccccccccccctccgtcacaCATACACAGCTACCCTTTTTCCAATCTGAGGATGTGAATATATTTACTGTATTTCCATGGAAACCGTAACTTCCTGTAAGTTTATGGTCAATGtaacataacagaataaaaacaaatggcaTCCTGGGTCGGTCACTGTCAATCGCAACCGTATTCTTGCATTTGTTATTCATTCTGTATTTATTGGTGTTGTATGAGGGGGTGAGGACGGTCATTACTCTTAAGTTTATCTCCATTATGAAAATTGAAAGATGGATACAATCTAGACCACATATGGACCCTTGTTCATTAagtcaaagacaaaaacatgttgaacaataataaataataacagcaAAAACTAAAGGTAAAAAATAGATAAAATCATTGCGCGTCTCTTCTTGCACGTACATCTTTATGAGGACGCACATCTGTTGTCAACCTTCAGATTGAGGATGTTTTGGCACTTTTTCAAGACCTGTTTGAAGGTTCAGACATGTTCAGATATTTTAGGTTCAGGTCAGGTAAGTGAATTTCCTCATAACATACAGTCTTGGGCGTCTCTCCCCTTTATTCGTGCTGCTGTAGCAGGTTGGTAAATAATCCTTGACACTGGAAAGGCATTTAAGCTGCCGAGGATgcctgaaaaaaagatttactttCATTAATGCTTTGCTAAGGGCCATTC
This window contains:
- the osbpl8 gene encoding oxysterol-binding protein-related protein 8 isoform X5, producing MSQRQVKERDKEKEKEAGLQTPSRELVASPSSLSPGVSYSHGFERGKEDLLPLPLKEDSHSISKSKSETKLYNGSDKDVSASGGKLTKKESLKVQKKNYREEKKRATKELLSTITDPSVIVMADWLKIRGTLKSWTKLWCVLKPGVLLIYKTHKNGQWVGTVLLNACELIERPSKKDGFCFKLFHPLEQSIWAVKGPKGEGVGSITQPLPSSHLIFRAASESDGRCWMDALELALKCSSLLKRTMIREGKEDMSTVATGGEHSINFYSLLRAHNIHGFQFNDSDHLKDPDLYSDKSDREGEQDHEESDPEGLEKSEESDSDTSERQDDSYIDLDPNELLRETPYLEQSHEELGEAGEAAQTETVSEENKSLIWTLLKQVRPGMDLSKVVLPTFILEPRSFLDKLSDYYYHADFLSEAAIEENAYNRMKKVVKWYISGFYKKPKGLKKPYNPIIGETYRCMWLHQATNSKTFYIGEQVSHHPPVSAFYVSNRKDGFCLSGSILAKSKFYGNSLSAILDGEARLTFLNRGEDYVMNMPYAHCKGILYGTMTLELGGQITIACEKTGYSAQLEFKLKPFLGSSDCVNQVCGKIKLGKEVLATLEGHWDSEIFINDKKTGTVDTFWNPTTELRQSRLTRCTVPPEEQGELESERLWQHVTRAVNNKDQTEATNEKFLLEEVQRKSARERKAKCEEWNPALFEQDPVTGEWHYRYADTRPWDPLNDLIQFEKDGCIQTKVRHRTPMVRSGSLISLSNQGPRRDNCKCQVTVPKRKHKSDKSKSRESGCSSPEPDRQDSSGSEQGQKTASSRLRLRHKSKHNSRLRKKGADLCELQSAIESIKKTQEDINRNISVLRSRAAGRVEGSSFLQQRDYIIIVFLILLQVLINYVFK
- the osbpl8 gene encoding oxysterol-binding protein-related protein 8 isoform X1 is translated as MESSSESQQEPEKTLHHAELREHHVTSAAVGCADDTILLTPSRMSQRQVKERDKEKEKEAGLQTPSRELVASPSSLSPGVSYSHGFERGKEDLLPLPLKEDSHSISKSKSETKLYNGSDKDVSASGGKLTKKESLKVQKKNYREEKKRATKELLSTITDPSVIVMADWLKIRGTLKSWTKLWCVLKPGVLLIYKTHKNGQWVGTVLLNACELIERPSKKDGFCFKLFHPLEQSIWAVKGPKGEGVGSITQPLPSSHLIFRAASESDGRCWMDALELALKCSSLLKRTMIREGKEDMSTVATGGEHSINFYSLLRAHNIHGFQFNDSDHLKDPDLYSDKSDREGEQDHEESDPEGLEKSEESDSDTSERQDDSYIDLDPNELLRETPYLEQSHEELGEAGEAAQTETVSEENKSLIWTLLKQVRPGMDLSKVVLPTFILEPRSFLDKLSDYYYHADFLSEAAIEENAYNRMKKVVKWYISGFYKKPKGLKKPYNPIIGETYRCMWLHQATNSKTFYIGEQVSHHPPVSAFYVSNRKDGFCLSGSILAKSKFYGNSLSAILDGEARLTFLNRGEDYVMNMPYAHCKGILYGTMTLELGGQITIACEKTGYSAQLEFKLKPFLGSSDCVNQVCGKIKLGKEVLATLEGHWDSEIFINDKKTGTVDTFWNPTTELRQSRLTRCTVPPEEQGELESERLWQHVTRAVNNKDQTEATNEKFLLEEVQRKSARERKAKCEEWNPALFEQDPVTGEWHYRYADTRPWDPLNDLIQFEKDGCIQTKVRHRTPMVRSGSLISLSNQGPRRDNCKCQVTVPKRKHKSDKSKSRESGCSSPEPDRQDSSGSEQGQKTASSRLRLRHKSKHNSRLRKKGADLCELQSAIESIKKTQEDINRNISVLRSRAAGRVEGSSFLQQRDYIIIVFLILLQVLINYVFK